Proteins found in one Hypericibacter terrae genomic segment:
- a CDS encoding aminoglycoside phosphotransferase family protein — protein MTEPSAQAMTTSLKLHEQPERVASRDAFLKRAGWGSAERRLLAGDASFRRYDRLTLGGRTAVLMDAPPPHEDVRPFVAVRKILGGLGLSAPELYAADEAQGFLLLEDLGDDTYTRLLQRGTDEPMLYRLAVDVLIELAKHIQPKDLQSLPALDDARALDEVSRLTEWWWPTVMGAPIPETVLGDYREAWRQVLPRGRRAPESIGLFDYHVDNLLWLPKRKGVAACGLLDFQDAVRVPMGFDLMSLLQDARRDLKPGLEPELYDRFVAGLPGLDRASFADAFAVFGAERHSRIIGTFVRLWKRDGKPAYLVHLPRVWRQLESALAAPAMAPLKTWFDIHVPRAKRGAITM, from the coding sequence ATGACGGAGCCGTCCGCGCAGGCCATGACGACATCCCTCAAGCTTCACGAACAGCCCGAGCGCGTCGCGAGCCGCGACGCGTTCCTGAAGCGGGCCGGCTGGGGCAGCGCCGAGCGACGGTTGCTCGCGGGCGACGCCTCCTTCCGGCGCTATGACCGATTGACCCTGGGCGGCCGCACGGCGGTGCTGATGGACGCGCCGCCGCCGCACGAAGATGTGCGGCCCTTCGTGGCGGTGCGGAAGATCCTGGGCGGCCTCGGCCTGTCGGCGCCCGAGCTCTATGCCGCCGACGAGGCGCAGGGCTTCCTGCTGCTCGAGGATCTGGGCGACGACACCTATACGCGCCTGCTGCAGCGCGGCACCGACGAGCCGATGCTCTATCGCCTCGCCGTCGATGTGCTGATCGAGCTGGCGAAACATATCCAGCCGAAGGATCTGCAGTCGCTGCCGGCGCTCGACGATGCGCGCGCCCTCGACGAGGTCTCGCGCCTGACCGAATGGTGGTGGCCGACCGTGATGGGCGCGCCGATCCCGGAGACGGTGCTGGGCGACTATCGCGAGGCCTGGCGGCAGGTGCTGCCGCGCGGCCGGCGGGCGCCGGAATCGATCGGCCTGTTCGACTATCACGTCGACAATCTGCTCTGGCTGCCCAAGCGCAAGGGCGTGGCCGCCTGCGGTCTGCTGGATTTCCAGGATGCCGTGCGCGTGCCGATGGGATTCGACCTGATGTCGCTGCTGCAGGATGCGCGGCGCGATCTCAAGCCGGGGCTCGAGCCCGAGCTTTACGACCGCTTCGTCGCCGGATTGCCGGGGCTCGATCGCGCTTCCTTCGCCGATGCCTTCGCGGTGTTCGGCGCCGAGCGCCATTCGCGCATCATCGGCACCTTCGTCCGGCTTTGGAAACGCGACGGCAAGCCCGCCTATCTGGTGCATCTGCCGCGGGTCTGGCGTCAGCTCGAAAGCGCGCTCGCGGCGCCCGCCATGGCGCCGCTCAAGACCTGGTTCGACATTCATGTGCCGCGCGCCAAGCGCGGCGCGATCACCATGTGA
- a CDS encoding formate dehydrogenase subunit gamma translates to MGVMPWSAARAAELIEQHRPQAGACLPILHALQEEFGHVPAEAVPLVAQALNLSRAEVHGVVSFYHDFRKTAPGRHVLKLCRAEACQAMGADALAAQVKARFGVDFHDTSADGKLTLEPVFCLGNCACGPAAMLDERILGRVDLTKVEFHLARHLADERQS, encoded by the coding sequence ATGGGCGTCATGCCCTGGTCGGCAGCAAGAGCGGCCGAGCTGATCGAGCAACATCGGCCCCAGGCCGGCGCCTGCCTGCCGATCCTGCATGCCTTGCAAGAGGAGTTCGGCCATGTCCCGGCCGAAGCCGTGCCGCTGGTGGCGCAGGCGCTGAACCTGTCGCGCGCCGAAGTTCATGGCGTCGTTTCCTTCTATCACGACTTCCGCAAGACCGCGCCCGGCCGGCATGTGCTGAAGCTCTGTCGCGCCGAGGCCTGCCAGGCCATGGGCGCGGACGCCCTGGCGGCCCAGGTCAAGGCCCGCTTCGGCGTCGATTTCCATGACACCAGCGCCGACGGCAAGCTGACGCTCGAGCCGGTCTTCTGCCTCGGCAATTGCGCCTGCGGGCCCGCGGCGATGCTCGACGAACGGATCCTGGGCCGGGTCGATCTGACGAAGGTCGAATTCCATCTGGCGCGCCATCTCGCCGACGAGCGTCAATCGTGA
- a CDS encoding LysR family transcriptional regulator, translated as MLLRQLEYLVTLARERHFGRAAAVCHVTQPTLSAAIRELESELGVLIVERGQRFRGLTPEGERIVEWAHRILADRDALHQEVALLKEGLSGHLSIGVIPTALAALGLLTTPFRNTYPRVQIKVLSMSSIEIQRGLDNFDIDAALTYLDNEPLLRVRSVALYHERYYLVTGDPKLFEGYRNVSWAEAAKAPLCLLTPDMQNRRIVDHAFQEAGAMPIPVVESDSILGLYTHVRSGLAAVLSQASLHLLGQPHWLRALPLTDPKPERVIGLVYPEREPQQPTARALVEIAQTLDIEATLSPLAANH; from the coding sequence ATGCTTCTTCGCCAGCTCGAATATCTCGTGACGCTTGCCCGCGAGCGACATTTCGGCCGCGCGGCGGCCGTCTGCCATGTGACCCAGCCCACCTTGTCCGCGGCGATCCGCGAGCTCGAATCCGAGCTGGGCGTTCTCATCGTCGAGCGCGGCCAGCGCTTCCGCGGCCTCACGCCCGAAGGCGAGCGGATCGTCGAATGGGCGCACCGCATCCTCGCCGATCGCGACGCCCTGCATCAGGAAGTGGCGCTGCTGAAGGAGGGGCTGAGCGGTCATCTCAGCATCGGCGTGATTCCGACGGCGCTGGCAGCGCTGGGCCTGCTGACGACACCCTTCCGCAACACTTATCCGCGCGTGCAGATCAAGGTCCTGTCGATGAGCTCGATCGAGATCCAGCGCGGGCTCGACAATTTCGACATCGATGCCGCCCTCACCTATCTCGACAACGAGCCGCTCTTGCGCGTGCGCAGCGTCGCTCTCTATCACGAACGCTATTACCTGGTGACAGGCGATCCCAAGCTCTTCGAAGGTTATCGGAATGTGAGCTGGGCCGAAGCCGCGAAGGCCCCCTTGTGTCTCCTGACGCCGGACATGCAGAACCGCCGCATCGTCGATCATGCCTTTCAGGAGGCCGGCGCCATGCCGATCCCGGTGGTCGAATCGGACTCGATTCTGGGGCTTTACACCCATGTGCGCAGCGGCCTCGCCGCCGTGTTGAGCCAGGCCTCCTTGCATCTCCTGGGGCAGCCTCATTGGCTGCGTGCCCTGCCGCTGACCGACCCCAAGCCCGAACGCGTCATCGGGCTGGTCTATCCGGAGCGCGAGCCGCAGCAGCCGACCGCCCGGGCCTTGGTCGAAATAGCACAAACTCTTGATATTGAAGCAACTTTGTCTCCGCTCGCAGCCAATCACTGA
- a CDS encoding NAD(P)/FAD-dependent oxidoreductase, translated as MTASATHQTDVAIIGAGPVGLFAVFECGMLKMKAHVLDALDMAGGQCSALYPEKPIYDIPGHPRIDAAELVRQLEAQAAPFKPVYHFGHAVTRVEPHGDRFLVSNAGGVTVDARAVIVAAGVGAFGPNRPPLDGIEAYEGKSVHYLVKRREDYRGKRIVIAGGGDSALDWVLSLADLAAHVYVIHRRPKFRAAPESVARMEALVKTGKVEMVVPYQLSGLEGSDGQISAVVVATLDGQKRSLPADVLLPFFGLSMNLGPIAQWGLNLDHNHILVDPSTCATSRPGIFAIGDIAHYPGKLKLILSGFAEAAAAAHAIYPLVHVGEVLHFEYSTTSGVPGA; from the coding sequence ATGACCGCCAGCGCCACGCATCAGACCGACGTCGCCATCATTGGCGCCGGCCCTGTGGGGCTCTTCGCCGTGTTCGAATGCGGGATGCTGAAGATGAAGGCGCATGTGCTGGACGCGCTCGACATGGCGGGCGGCCAATGCAGCGCGCTCTATCCGGAAAAGCCGATCTACGACATTCCGGGCCACCCGCGGATCGACGCGGCCGAGCTGGTGCGCCAGCTCGAGGCCCAGGCGGCACCCTTCAAGCCGGTCTATCACTTCGGCCATGCGGTGACGCGGGTCGAACCCCATGGCGATCGCTTCCTGGTGTCGAATGCGGGCGGCGTCACGGTCGATGCGCGCGCGGTCATCGTCGCGGCCGGCGTGGGCGCCTTCGGGCCCAACCGCCCCCCGCTCGACGGCATCGAGGCCTATGAGGGCAAAAGCGTCCATTATCTGGTGAAACGGCGCGAAGATTATCGCGGCAAGCGCATCGTCATCGCCGGTGGCGGCGATTCGGCGCTGGACTGGGTGCTCTCGCTGGCGGACCTCGCGGCGCATGTCTATGTGATCCATCGCCGGCCGAAATTCCGCGCGGCCCCCGAAAGTGTCGCGCGCATGGAAGCCCTGGTGAAGACCGGCAAGGTCGAGATGGTGGTGCCCTATCAGCTCTCGGGGCTCGAAGGCAGCGACGGCCAGATCAGCGCCGTTGTCGTCGCCACGCTCGACGGCCAGAAGCGCAGCCTGCCGGCAGATGTGCTGCTGCCCTTCTTCGGTCTCTCGATGAATCTGGGGCCGATCGCGCAATGGGGCCTCAATCTCGACCACAACCATATCCTGGTCGATCCCTCGACCTGCGCCACCAGCCGGCCGGGCATCTTCGCGATCGGCGACATCGCGCATTATCCGGGCAAGCTGAAACTGATCCTCTCGGGCTTCGCCGAGGCGGCCGCCGCGGCCCATGCGATCTATCCGCTGGTGCATGTGGGCGAAGTGCTGCATTTCGAATATTCGACGACATCGGGCGTGCCGGGCGCTTAG
- the tsaE gene encoding tRNA (adenosine(37)-N6)-threonylcarbamoyltransferase complex ATPase subunit type 1 TsaE, producing MTDSAASSPVRSLFLPDEAATERLGASLAAALAPRDLVALSGELGAGKTCLARAVIASLMGGPEEVPSPTFTLVQTYETPKGPLWHFDLYRLSAPDEVWELGFEEALSEGMSLIEWPERLGRLLPPMRLDLTLRFADRPGARHADFVGHGSWAARIDRLAA from the coding sequence ATGACCGATTCCGCCGCCTCATCCCCTGTCCGGTCCCTGTTTCTGCCCGACGAAGCCGCGACCGAGCGGCTGGGGGCCAGCCTCGCCGCCGCCCTGGCGCCGCGCGATCTGGTGGCCCTGTCGGGCGAACTCGGGGCCGGCAAGACCTGCCTCGCCCGGGCGGTGATCGCGAGCCTCATGGGCGGTCCGGAAGAGGTCCCGAGCCCGACCTTCACCCTGGTCCAGACTTATGAGACCCCCAAGGGCCCGCTCTGGCATTTCGATCTCTATCGGCTCTCGGCGCCCGACGAGGTGTGGGAGCTGGGCTTCGAGGAGGCGTTGTCCGAGGGCATGTCGCTGATCGAGTGGCCCGAGCGGCTGGGCCGGCTGTTGCCGCCGATGCGGCTCGATCTCACGCTGCGCTTTGCCGATCGCCCCGGCGCCCGCCATGCCGATTTCGTCGGCCATGGGAGTTGGGCCGCGCGCATCGACCGTCTCGCGGCATGA